In Oreochromis aureus strain Israel breed Guangdong linkage group 17, ZZ_aureus, whole genome shotgun sequence, the genomic stretch AAATTCTACATATGTTATGATGATCTTGATCTTGGAATCTGCAATTGTTTAGAAATGGCCCCAAAGAAGACTTCCCAACTTGTGTACATCTACCATTTTCCTTCTTAGGTATTCGCTGACCTGCTTGGACTGTATATACACAGGCTGTTTGAGCCTGTGTATatacttttgaccctgtgtggattaggAAAATACCCAGAATAAATTCAAAGTTAATTCAAAATTCaacccaattcttgtttttaaagtgattAAAGACTATGCAAGTATTTAAGAGTAAGTatgttgtacagttatttcaCAGGGGAAAAAGAACAGCTAAGAAAAATCCAGAAAAGCCCCAAATTCTGATTATATCCATTCCAATGAatgtatgtaaacttctgaccacaccTGTATAAGCCCAGCATCCATTTGTCTATCCAAATAGAGAAATGGCTTCCATCTTAAAGTGGGTTTCAAACAAAGACCTTCGCTCAACAATCATCTTTTGAAGCCTTGACTGACAACACCTTAAaccagggttttttttcttttaaatatcatTAGCACATTTAGAAGCTTCAAAGTTTGTGAGCATGAGACCAAGAATGCCTTCTGGCCATTACTCTACTAAAAAGCAGACTGTTCTCATCCAACCATTTGCTCCAAACTGTTTACTTGAAACCTTCAGATGTAGCCGAAAGACAAACACATAAATTAGTTTACCTTTAAGATAAGAGTTTGGGATTGAATTCCCACAGCTCCTTTCTGTGCTACAATTATCAGCAGAAACATCTACTTAAATGCCAGAGAAAATATCTTTTCTAGATCACCGCAGAACTGAAAGGAATGTGAAATGTGAAGGGTCACCACAACTAATGCTAATTTCAGCTAATGCTAGTTCTTGCCAAGACACCATCCAGTTCACTAAAGGTTCTTTGGCCACAGCCACGAATTCTGGTTGTTTCTCCTCACCCCCCGTCTGTTCCCCTGTCCCTTAAACAAATAACAGGCTCAAATGTAAAACACTGTGGTCCTTCAAATATGTATGGGTCTCTGACATTGGCAATGACATCATGCTCATTATCATAGTACTTGACTTTGCTGGATGTCTACCTTTTGTGTGGGTTGATGTTACACTTTCTTCATTTTAAGGGTAAAATGTGCCTAAAATTTAAGTATacgtttcttttccttttcttttttttttaacttctttctGTAGTCTACAAATCATCCTTGATGTGAGGGCTGACAGAATGCCCTCTTTCTTGAGGCACTTCCAAACCCTTCTATATTTTCTGGAGATATTTGGCATTGGATTAAAGCTACAACTTTTTTTCCGGCTTTTACACTAGTTTTAGCCACCATATAAGGATTTCAGCCTGCAGTTTGACCATGCTGGAAGGCTtcaataataaagtaataactCTGCGGCTGAAAGATGAGAGTGGTCAGGATATGATGTTCTGACAGTCTTTCTGGCTTCCTGTAGCCTTGCGGAGCCTCTCTGTTGCAATCAATTTGCTGTTTCCTCTTTCTCACTCATGACTGTAGCCTTGTGTTGTGCACATTTCTACCACAACTTGACGAATTTCCCTTTTTTGGGATCAAAAActgttaaagatgaaagacagaAGGACAATCCCGATATTTGGTTTCAACCGCCTTCTCTTTTACATCCCATTTAATGGACTCACTACACACACAGCGTGCGAAGGTCACGATTTGCCTATCAGAGTCACTGTTGCTGTCATTTGCATCTGTGCTGGCAGACTAAAAATAATGGGAACACAGCAAGCTTTCAGCCACAGAGAGTGCTGTTTGTTTGGCTAGTCCAGTTAGGAGGCGGGAAGGAGCAGCAACAGCAGAAGGGAAGGAAAAGAAGCAGAGACATAATAGGGAGTAAGCCATCAAGCCGAGGGAGGGAGACATGCATGCAGAGCACCGAGTGAGTATGTGTTGTTTCTAACTGTGaggtaggaggaggaggagagggagggaaggaaggggtGCTTCCTCTTTAGTTTGAGCTTCTGATGTATCCCATCAACCCCAGACCGTCAACAGGAAACCTTGGTATAAAAAGCTGCATTGCAGGGGGAATCCTCCTAAGTGTCTCTCAGCCACAGCATGACCAGGACCGAGAGCCCGAGAGAGTGGACTTAATAAAACAATGCCAAGCTTAATCGTCGAACCACCCAACACACAGCGCTTCATCATGGACAGAGATGACaggaacagaaacaaaaacatgtgagtGAAACTTTTGATTTTAACGCTGAGCTGGAGTTTTCAGTACATGTGCTGACTTGGAGCTTGACGAAAAAATCTCGAGCTGTTTAATAGCAAATAGTGTGCtgacataaaaaaatatgttaaaaatacTTCATACTATCTCTGAAAATAGCTATACGCCTTATATAACGGCACGAGTCACTGTCTTTTCTAAACACCAGCACTCCTAACATTCTTTGACACATTCGTTGGAAGCTAATCGAACAGCAATAAATGCAGCAGGgatatattcatatattttttattccCTACACAGTGGAAAGAACTTTATGTGCCGACTCCAGTGCATGTTCTCTCACTCCTCCAGCTCTGAGAGGTAAGGAGACTTATGGAGTGTTTTGCAtacatttcagttttaaaataGCCAGCCTGCGCCTATGATTTCCATCTATGGCATCATTGAAAGGATTCAAATGATCCTGAGACACCATGTTTGCTTTGGCACAGCACGCACACCAACCCGGCATATCCCAGGGTTCAGCATTTTTGTCTGAATTCGATAAGCCCATCTGCTATGCTTTCTTTATGAGTGTGCTTCTGTGTGACTCGCACCCTTTACAGCTTCGCTTTGCTCAAATTTGATTCTGTTAAGTAATCCAACTTGCATTCTCTTCCAGCAGGCTAAGTTTAGAAGATACCCAACAATGGTCACAGTCACTGGAAAAGCTTCTCGAGTCTAAATGTAGGTTCCTTTTTCCCCCGAGAGTGAGAATGCTGCTAAAACAATATTGTGTTTGTAAGAATGAGAGTTTGGGCAGActgatttgggtttttttctctttttttgttttaaataaaagctgaaagcGGGCTTGTTTTATTTGCTTCACCTCAGATGGACTGGCTACTTTTCGCAACTTTCTCAAGTCCGAATACAGCGACGAGAACATTGAGTTCTGGCTCACGTGTGAGGACTACAAAAAGATCAAGTCTTCATTCCGAATGTCCTCAAGAGCCAAGAAGATTTATGAGCAGTTCATTAAAGCAGAATCGCCTAAAGAGGTAacttcagagtcacacacagacaccgtTTCCCTTACATACTGATGTCTTTATATGTGAGTGCAGGCAGTCCTCTGAAGGAGGAGAGAAGTGCCAGCTGAAATGTTGAATCTAACATCTTTTGCTCTTGGCTCAAACCCCCTCATTCCTATCTTTGCGCTTCATTCCAGATCAACATCGACTATCACACCCGAGAGCAGATCAAAAGGAACGTCAAGACTCCCACCATGCACTGCTTTGACGACGCTCAGAAGATCGTTTACGGGTTGATGGAAAGAGACTCGTACCCGCGGTTCCTCCGCTCGGACATTTATAGAACTCTTCTGGAGAGCCTCGCCGCCGACGCCACGAAGGGATGAAAGCACGGCCAGAGGAGGGGAGAGAAAGGACATAAAACCCATAACTGGAATGTTTGAGCTCCTTCAGGTGGAAGGACTGACGACAAAGAAGGAAGAAGGGCCGACCGGCGTAGCACACGCGTCCAGAGGCCTTGTTCCTCAGTGTCCAGAATCAGCCCTCAAGCCCCATCACGGAAGTATCTCCCCCCCGACTCCCTGCCGCCTCACACTTAGCATCACACACCTGAGGACTATGTAAGAATAAGAAGCACAAGCAGCTTTCTCGATATCAAGCACGTAGTGTGCGTTTTCGCACTGGATCATGAGTTTGTGTGCGCGCTTTTGACAGTGAATGAATCAGCGGGCTGGTTGGCTCTCGGTCTGACTGTAGAGCTGCGTAAGCAAATCATTCAGTAGACGCCCTTTGGCCTTCTTTGGAGACGTGTTTCCTATGCAGATAAGGATAGAGGATGTAACATGCCACGGTCACACTTGAGAAACtgtgtgtatgactgtgtgCACGCgtgtttttgagagaaagagggaaagagagcagcATTTTAGACGTAGTGTTTTTAACTGCCACTGATTCAGAATAAGCTGTCACGAAAAGAGCCGTCCAGTTACGGGATGACAGCACTACGGAAGACAACAAATCTATAGATTTAATACTGATAGGCCATTATCAGTAAAAGCATACAGAAGGCCACTTAGCTCACTTAGCGAGAGCCACTCATGGacactttctgtttttttaaataatgtagaTTGCACCGATATGGGGTTTGAAAAactgatgatttaaaaaaaatgttttaatttaagcTGCCTATAGGGGTTATTTTGTGCCAATATTTAATATCCTTTAGGGTTGTTTTGAAActacaaaaagtaaaaatagtttgtttcaataaaaataactaTTACTGATATAGTTTTGTGATTGCGAGAAGCCTAATCATGTATATTTTTTGTGTGGGATCTGAACTTGCCGTTTCTAGCCGCTGTCGTCTAGCCTAATGACGCAGCACGTAAAGACTAAAATCTAAGCAGAGTCCTTACAACGCTGAAATGTCATGAGttgtgattttgtttattaaagttTTCTGGCGTGGAATGATTATAGAACTAGGATGTCTCACACTGCATGACGGGATGTCAAAACTCCTTTAATACCATGAGAATAGGCCTGATTGCTGATGTCCAAAGCGCACTGTGTGAATGTACTCTTGGGGAGCTGATAGTTAAGTTAACTTAAAAAGTTAAAtgttgtgttatttatttttcattgtcaCTATTTGAGTACAAAGTTTGCTGCAGTGTTTAAGTACTTGTTAAACTTGTTAGTGATTTGAATTACATTAAATTATTACATTAAACcacatttacattattttaattGCCTACCTGCAACTAAGTGAACTTTTCAGTGTTGTGCACCACCCTGCGGTGTAGGTTCTTCTCACTCACAATGTCACTTTTAGAATTCTGATTACAGTTTTGTGGTCTATTTAAAGAAGGCTTCAAGACGTGAAACAGTTCTTAACgcgtttcattcaaaaagaAATGGGATGTTTGCATGTGGTCGTGGGTTTTGTGTTATAACAGACATATGCAAACATTCGCATGCAACCATATATGCATGGGAATGTATGTACCGAAGTACAGATTAAGCGCATTCACTTAACAAAATCCTTTCAAAGATCACAACGAGTGTTAACTTCaagttttaatttcagtttgtgAAATGACATTAGAAAAAAATACCCTTAAGATATCGGACCAATATATTGAGTTCTAGCAGTTTCCTGCTATCCTCTTTTATTAATCAGTGAAAGGCATCTGGTGTCTTGAAAATTAAGCCCGTAACAGATACGTGCTCTTTCAGAAACAGGAAGGCACGAACTTCCAGTTTCTTGTGAAATCAGACATTGTGAGAAATGAGATTTTCTCTGCCTGACTTTGTACCTTCTCTGTTCCTTCCTGGAATGTAGTGCAGCTGAACAGGCGTCACTGGAGCAGATTAACAAGGCTCACACAGGCTGAAGATGTGGCATGATATTCACACAATAcacaataaaatacacaataattacaaacttttttttttaaattttaaagaaTTCTGTGCCAAAATCGTAATTATTCAGTATCTTCACACCTCTGAGCTTGATGCACAGACTGTATAAAACGATAGTGTGAGCCACCTTGACGTAAGGCAGGCATTTAACATACTTAATTTTAGCTTTATGGCCATCActatcttgatttttttttttacaactaaaAGAGACCATAATAGGGTAAGAAGGTGAAGCCACACCcataataatgcaaactttaagtTCTAATAAAATGTAAAGAGCTGAGCTGTAAAAAGTTTCCATGCAAGTGGATTGTTTGAAGGCAGTccatagactgtaaataaaagactgACACAGCGTGCAGGTATGATAAGTGAAACTAGATGACAAGTGGTTTTTAATGGCCCTGAGGAGGCAACTCTTCAGCTCCCTGTGACCACTGTAACTACTTTTCTGATTATTTAATGGTCTAATTagcttttttctgattttctgaTTATAATATACAAAATtaacttcatgttttattgattatgaCTTgagactagggatgggtaccggtgtccggtgccatgatggcaccggttctgacataaacggtagtaaccagaccgaaaagcagcgcacatttcggtgctttatttcggtgcttttttttttacctgagccaattctagccaatcattttacgtttccgaggatagtaggcggggccaggtacgtacgttctttcagagcagagctacagattaaaaatgcccaaggcaaagcggtcaaaagtctggctgtacttcacagcaaaaggtgcaaactcagcagcctgcaacaagtgctttaagctgatactgtgatactgtcaaaggaggtaacacctcgaatctgatgaaacacctggctacgcgcgttttttttaaaagccgagaaatttgccgtgtttgatagcttgctgcgagacctcacaccgtgcacatctactgcgggtgtggtgcctgttatcggacctggagttagcaacatccccccaaaagagtagagtcctggcccctagccctgccagtgtagcagaaatgatgaggatgatgatggcagcagcagccgttctcctctgcgtgagtagcttcatgttgttcgtgtgtaattaacgttgagtaggctaaccacattatcacattaatgcatgtaaggtgaactagcaaacaccgtcgtagttacatggggctgtcttcttgtttgatggcagatactcccttcaccctggccaaaaaggctaaaatgaccaaagaaagagtggaaaacagttaaacatgagaggtttttggacaaaccCATATGTAAAAGATATataaaaatcttataaagtttgtatctgtcttgtgtgaaacttgtatgaaaagcatacaagagtgaaaacagatataagatcccttgaaaaattatataaatgaaacttgtatgttttggatacttactaaaacaatatatgaaagtaatgagaaagtggccactttcatgagtgaatcatataagccttaaatgattcactatatgaagtaggccacatgtTATGCAAGTCTtgtataagtttttactatttcttttccatatgggaagtttgtgtttttttccattgtttaagcactacTTCCAgtcaagagtgataccatatatgccctatagctgcagaaaaggctaacattgttatctttttacaaaaaaacagctaaacatgagaggtttttggacaaagtttgtgttctccattctttaagcaccggtttgagcaccgtttaagcaccggcaccgtttcaaaagtaccggtttggcatcggtatcggataaaacctaaacgatacccatccctacttgaGACAATCCAAAAAGACCAAAATCTCATCAGGTTTTTTGATCGTTTTTAGTTACTGCAGAGCAAGATATCATATTATAGATTTCTACACAAATAAACTTTGTAtagaattttttctttttccttttatttaacTGGAGGATTTGTTGTCTGCTGGCTATTTGAAACCATCACGGTTTCAAGTATTTCCACACTGGAACCTATGTCAGTCTTTTCTATACAGCCTTATAAGCCAGCATCAAGTGGCCATTCAAGGACATGCAGCGCTTTATTTTTTCAGTCCTGGATTATTGTGTGGTACGTTTGCACCACTTAAAGGTGCAAAATCTAATGTTGGTATTGCCTTAGGTCAAGTTTATCTCTGTGTTTCATTCCTCCAAGGTCTAATgaacaggcagaaaaaaaagacacaatgaGATTTCTTTAAACGCCACTGAGAGTAATGCATTATAAAGCTTACATGTGGCATGTTACCAAATTAGCCAGTGGAATTTAAATTATTCCCTGCTCTACAAAGTTTACaaagtgacatttaaaacaCCTTTTTGGAGAGCAGTTGTACACTAATGCAGAGAAGGCCGCCAAAGcaatgctaactgttttggtCTCCTTTGAACATGATCTGCATGcttaaacacaaacagcaacagGGTTTGCGTGGTTGAGGACAGGACGCTTGTCAACACCACAGCGGGTGATTTGCTGTGGTACAGTCTTTGATTAAACTGCACCCCCATCAACACTGTTGTCAACTTAATTATGTGCTTGTTTCACAAATACACTGTTGGACTGGGCTCAGCTGGCAAAGTGCACCTTTATGTGGGCATGTCAACACTATAAGGACAATGCCTCACATTGgggggaatttttttttcctgcaacgTGTTGCAAAAATATCTGTATTGTGCAGCATGTGTTAATGATTGCTTTTGACTTTAGACTGACATCATCGCTAAGGGTGCAGCCTTCATTTCTACACGCAGTGCATTTTGCATGCACTCTCTGTCTGACTTCCAAATACGGTACATGCCTGCCATTGGAGAGTACGAATTCATTACACAGCTTTGGCCATATCTTACATTTCACATCCAAAACACTACTGATCAGTGTTGTTTGTAGTTTCCAATAAAAGCACTGAAAAACAGCTAAATTACCCTACAGTGAaaatttaattttgaaaatgtaGCTAAAAAATCTAAGTATTAATAAGTCTCACTGTAGCTGGGATTTCAGCTAAATACagcacacaataaaaaaaaaagattttaaagaaaTTATCAAATGGGTAATGTAACTATTTAATGTGTTCTCATTAACTACAGCTAGTCACACAGTTCACACTGCAAATATTAGATTTCCCTGAATAAAAGAGTGCCACTCAGGTCAAGAGTAGTTGGTCAATAAGAGTGAAACAAGGCATATTACAGTCACAGTCACATCTGCATATATTATGGCTTTCATTGTGTTAGATATTGGTTGCTTTTGAGCCACAACTTTCATATCTCTTTAACTTGCTTGTTTGACATGACATATTTTCCAATATGCAAAACCATTGGCATGAAATTTGAAAACTTTGTTACCATATATTGTCCTCTTATCAGGTTTAGGATTTATTGGGAAACCTGTTACAAACaaggtaaaaaagaaataaaaattgaCCATATCTACAAATGCTTGTGAATGCTGGCTGTTGGAGGACcgaagaaaataagaaatcagTCATTTCTTCATTAGTCTTAAGTGGACAAAAACCTTTGTACTGTAAAACCTCTGAGAGAAACCCTGCCAATATTTACTTGGAAGCATCAGGACTGTTTTCACTTAAATTAACAGTCACTTATATTTTTGCTACTGCATGTCCTAATATGCATTTGCTTAGAGTGCAATCTATACAGTACCACTGCTAAGGATTGCAGATGTGAGACAGCTTAGACTTCATACCAAcaattttttatatttagaatCAAAACTTAATACAACttaataaaaactaatttgCGTATTTTGCATTAAGCCAGAAATAAATGTAAGAGCTCTAAGTTGGCGGTGACGCCTCTGACTTAAGCCTCTAAGGGTTTTATACATGACTAGAAGAAAGATGCCATTTCTGTCAAACTGACTAAAGCGTTTCTTGTGTAAAGACACTAAAATTTAGCGTAAAGGCCAACCCACAttctagtaataataataataatgcattggatttatatagcgcttttcaaggcacccaaagcgctttacaatgacattattcattcacgctcacattcacacactggtggaggcaagctacagttgtagccacagctgccctggggcagactgacagaagcgaggctgccatatcgcgccatcggcccctctggccaacaccagtaggcggtagggtaaagtgtcttgcccaaggacacaacgaccaggacagagaggccggggatcaaaccagcgaccttccggttacaggtgcccttcccaaccccctgagccacagtCGCCCCGTACGACATCTTTTTAGAGGTGTTTAGACTACTGTGACTTATTGTGCCAATATAGTGCCTATAATCATACCCAAGATGGAATCGAAGAAAGCTCCAGAGTTACACGCTTTAACAAACAGCTTCAAGTTGAAGACAAAAAACTGGTGGTTTTCGGCTTCCTGTTAAGCTTGGCTAATCATCCTCATGTTTCAGCTTCATACTTTATGGTTATTACTGTGGTGTTGAGAGACACTTGATTGACTGAACAATTGAAGATGCAAAATAAAAGTCGTTATTAGGTGACATCATCTGCATATGTGGGTATTTATTGTAGATGCAGATTAGATTAGGTGTAGTTGACTTTTTACTCATTTGTCCTGACTCTGTACTGGCCTCCACTATATAAACGAACcgcttttgtgtttattttattggtgCCACAATGAATTGTTGCTGGCTCTGTCTGCCTCTTGAGCAATATCATGTCCTCTTGTATTTctttcagagtttttatgggtTAGTGCTGTCCTCTATGTTGTTGACGGCCCGTACTTCCCCCTGCACCCATGAAATTTGTCATCCTCTGCGGCCAGTGACCATCTACGACTTTTATGACTCAGAGACTTAAATGGGTTTGCATgataaacaaatgaataaataatgacgATAAAATACAATGAGCACCTTTCCATAGTAGAATGTGCTGAAATTGGCATCCTCTGTCAGCCCACCTGACATAAAACCTTTTGAACCTTTGTGTAAGATGTGCCAGGACCTGAGTCTCAAGCCACCGAGTTAGCATGGAGGCAAATTTAGAGTAAAATGCTTGTGCTAATGAAACAGGCTACCAGTATGCAccactgtttattttttcacttgGACAAGATCACTGTTATGAGTAAGCCAGCAACCTGTACTTCCTGTTAATAcgccaaaacaacaacatagcAGAATCAGTTGCCATGGAGAGGTTTTTGCTATCCCAGGGCCCAGCACTGACTAAGTACAATAGACAGTATATACTATTCTCATCTTAGCTTTGCTGATACAGAAAAATACAGGAAATAGGCGTCAGAGATAAGTGACAATGCAGAacctttcactttcacttgtaTACTCAAGTATACTCAAGAAGAAGCCTAAAGTTGGGGACTTCACATGACCATTACCTCTCCTTTCTGTTAATCTGATGGCATGTTAACCCGTCTTAATAAAAAGGTGCGACAATAGTCTTACTTTGTCAAACCAAATGCCAATAAAGTATTCAAATCAACCCAGCACAGGTCTGGCTGCACAAAGGATAGCACACATTGCTACATTATGTGTTCAGTGAGTACTCAGTGAGCATGCACTATGACCTCATGTGCCATTTTATGTACTTTCCATTCTTGGACTTCGAAACTTTTATGCATCTGTCTCTCAGAATCCACGAGGAACATTAACATAAAATTTACCTGTTTAAAA encodes the following:
- the LOC116334357 gene encoding regulator of G-protein signaling 21-like isoform X2: MPSLIVEPPNTQRFIMDRDDRNRNKNIGKNFMCRLQCMFSHSSSSERLSLEDTQQWSQSLEKLLESKYGLATFRNFLKSEYSDENIEFWLTCEDYKKIKSSFRMSSRAKKIYEQFIKAESPKEINIDYHTREQIKRNVKTPTMHCFDDAQKIVYGLMERDSYPRFLRSDIYRTLLESLAADATKG
- the LOC116334357 gene encoding regulator of G-protein signaling 21-like isoform X1, producing MPSLIVEPPNTQRFIMDRDDRNRNKNIGKNFMCRLQCMFSHSSSSESRLSLEDTQQWSQSLEKLLESKYGLATFRNFLKSEYSDENIEFWLTCEDYKKIKSSFRMSSRAKKIYEQFIKAESPKEINIDYHTREQIKRNVKTPTMHCFDDAQKIVYGLMERDSYPRFLRSDIYRTLLESLAADATKG